Within Mycobacterium heckeshornense, the genomic segment GTGGATCCTGATCGCGTTCGGCGGCATCACCGCGGCGCTGGCGGGCGGGAGCCCAGTGATCCAGTTGGGAGCGGTCTCGGTCGGGCTGGGCGGGCTGCTGAATTTCTTGCGGATTACCGCCCTGTCGGTGGTATTGCTGGGGCTGGGAGCGATGGTGTCATGGACTACCAATGTTGCTGAAATCGCCCCCGCCGTAGCAACTTTAGCCGCTCCGCTGCGACTGCTGCGGATCCCGGTCGACGAGTGGGCGGTCGCACTGGCGCTCGCGCTGCGCGCTTTCCCGATGCTGATCGACGAATTCCGGGTGCTCTACGCTGCCCGGCGACTGTGCCCCAAGCGAATTCCGCGCAGCCGCAGAGCTCGGCGCAGGCGCCGAGCTCTGGAGCTGATCGACCTGACCTCCACCGCGATCGCCGTGACGCTGCGACGCGCCGACGAGATGGGCGATGCGATCACCGCACGCGGTGGCACCGGCCAGATTTCGGCAGCTCCGTCGCGGCCGAAGCGGACTGACTGGGTCGCACTGTCGATCGCCGCGGTGGTGTGCGGTGCCGCGTTGGCAGCCGAGCTGCTGTTGGGCGCCTAGCTGCGGACAGCATCCGACGCCTGTCACGGGTCGTCGTCGCACAGCAACTCCTCGGGATGGTGGAACATGTTGACGCGGGGTTGTCCGTAGTCCAGATCTGGCGGCGGAATCCATTCGGTGCGCCCGTAGGCGCGTTTGCGGGTTTGCCATCCACCGGGTGTGACGAGCTTGTGGTTGGGTCCGCAGGCGAGGGTCAAATCGTCGATGTGGGTGGTTTTGGTCGTCGCCCAGGGCGTGACATGGTGTACCTCGGTCAGGTAGCCGGGCACGTCGCAGCCCGGCGCCGTGCACCCACGGTCCTTGGCGTACAGCACTATTCGCTGAGCTGGCGACGCAATCCGCTTGGTGTGATACAGGGCCAATGCCCGGCCATTGTCGAAGATGGCTAGGTAGTGGTGAGCATGCTGCGCCAGCCGGATGACCTCGCTCATCGGCAGCAACGAACCGCCGCCGGTGAGGCCTCGTCCGCATGCGGCCTGTAGCTCCCGCCAAGTGGTGGTCACGATGATGCTGGTCGGCAATCCGTTGTGGTGGCCCAATTGTCCGGAGGCGAGCATGGCGCGCAGCACCGCAGCGAGCGCGTCGTGGTTTCGTTGACCCGCGCAGCGGGTGTCGGAGTCGATGGCTTCTTGCGAGGGGGTGCCGTCGACCACCGGCGCGCCGACACCATGCGGGTTGCACATGCCGGGCGCGGCCCAGCGGGCCAAAACGGCCTCGAGGCTGGCCCGCACGGCCGGGGTCACCCAGCCGCGGATCGGTGACATGCCGTCGACGTCCTGCTTGCCCAGCGTGAGCCCGCGGCGTCGGGCGCGATCCTCGTCGCTGAAGTTGCCGTCGGGATTGAGGCAATCGGCCAGTTTGTCGGCGAGCTTTGCCACGTGCTCCGGGCGAAACTGGGCGGCGAGCTTCGCCAAATGCGCTTCGGCCTGCTCGCGCGTTGGCTCGTCGACCCAGCATGGCAGGTGGTGCAGGAACGTGCGGATGACCGCCACGTGGGCGGCGCCGATCGTGCCGGCGCGTTGCCCGGCGGCGACGGCAGCCAGCCGCGGCTGCAAGGGCTGGCCGGTCAGCGCGCGACGCTGCCCGAGGTCTTCGGCTTCCCGGATCCACCGCGCCGCCTCGGCGCGACTGATCCGGAGCCGATCAGCCAGCGCATGCGAGACTTTGCCGCCGATCTCGGCCGGGATGGCTTCGTGGCGGATCCCGTTGACCAACTCATGACGCGGCACCGGCAGGCGCCGCGTTTCTCGCTCCAACCGATCCAACAGCTGGAAGCGCTGGCGGGTTGTTAGCCCGTCGAATGACAGCCCGACCAGCCCCGACACCGCTTCGTGGAGCGCGTCGAGACGCTGCTCGATCGCTTCCAACCCAATCGAAGACATGTTCGAATGGTATCGGCGAGCACCGACACCCAACTATCCGCAAGGCCCGCGCTGTGGATGAATTCCCAACTGTGGATTAACAGCCGCGCTAGCGACGTGCCGCGGCGTTGGCCGCGGCTTGCGCCTGGCGCAGGGTCACCGCGACGTCGCTTCGGCCCAAAAACATTTCGTCGAAGTAAGGTTTGAGAGCCTGATAGCCGGCCGGGAACCCGGCCCCGCCGGGTGCCGCAATACGCGGGCCGTTCAGCACCGCGAAGAACGGTGTGACGTCGACGCCCCGGCTGGCCCAGTAGTCGAAGTACACCCGCTGAGCCGAACGCACCGCGGGCACCGCGCTGCCGCGCCGGCCCAGGTAGGCGTTGCCTTGCCTGCTGCCCATCCAGGCCAGCACCTGACGCACGGCGGCGGGGTGTTTGGACGCGGCATTGCCCGCCGCCGCAATACCATTCGTGACACTGACCCGTCCTTTGGGGCCGGCCGGCAGCATGGCGACTCCCCAGTGGAAGCGGGCATGCTCAGCCACCGCAGCGAGATTGTAGGTCCCGGACTGAAACAGCGCCATCTTGCCGGCGAGGAACTGGTTGCGCGAGAAATCGCCGTTGTCGTTGGTGGCGGAGGCCGGTGGGGCGACGTGGTCGGTGTTGATCAGCTCGACCAGGTAGCCGAACGCGGTCACCGCTGAGGGGTTGTCAAACGCGAAGCGATCACCGTCCTGGAACACGCCGCCGGCCGATCCGATGTAGTTGAGGTAGATGCCTTGCGGGTCGTTGGCCGCGTTGTATCCCCACTGCCGTACCCGTCGAGCGTCGAAACCCACTGTGGCCGAGGTGCGTCCGTCGGCATCGACGGTGAGCTGAGCCAGCACGGGGCGCAGGGTGTCGCCGCCGTCAGGGCTCCACCGCAGCGAGTTCACTGTCGCGGGGTCGATACCGGCGGCGGCAAGCAGATCGGCGTTGTAGTACACCGCGATGCCGGCGTCGGTCAGCTGGGGCACCCCCCACAGCACG encodes:
- a CDS encoding ABC transporter substrate-binding protein, whose translation is MSWRPRFSTLVTTAVVLVAASLAATAVLLDRSFEPRGGKTVVTVRLWDDQVAEAYRQSFAAFTRANPDIEVRVNVVAYSSYFETLRTDVAGGSADDIFWLSNAYLAGYADAGRLMKIQAVPDWEPSVVEQFTRGGVLWGVPQLTDAGIAVYYNADLLAAAGIDPATVNSLRWSPDGGDTLRPVLAQLTVDADGRTSATVGFDARRVRQWGYNAANDPQGIYLNYIGSAGGVFQDGDRFAFDNPSAVTAFGYLVELINTDHVAPPASATNDNGDFSRNQFLAGKMALFQSGTYNLAAVAEHARFHWGVAMLPAGPKGRVSVTNGIAAAGNAASKHPAAVRQVLAWMGSRQGNAYLGRRGSAVPAVRSAQRVYFDYWASRGVDVTPFFAVLNGPRIAAPGGAGFPAGYQALKPYFDEMFLGRSDVAVTLRQAQAAANAAARR
- a CDS encoding HNH endonuclease signature motif containing protein; this translates as MSSIGLEAIEQRLDALHEAVSGLVGLSFDGLTTRQRFQLLDRLERETRRLPVPRHELVNGIRHEAIPAEIGGKVSHALADRLRISRAEAARWIREAEDLGQRRALTGQPLQPRLAAVAAGQRAGTIGAAHVAVIRTFLHHLPCWVDEPTREQAEAHLAKLAAQFRPEHVAKLADKLADCLNPDGNFSDEDRARRRGLTLGKQDVDGMSPIRGWVTPAVRASLEAVLARWAAPGMCNPHGVGAPVVDGTPSQEAIDSDTRCAGQRNHDALAAVLRAMLASGQLGHHNGLPTSIIVTTTWRELQAACGRGLTGGGSLLPMSEVIRLAQHAHHYLAIFDNGRALALYHTKRIASPAQRIVLYAKDRGCTAPGCDVPGYLTEVHHVTPWATTKTTHIDDLTLACGPNHKLVTPGGWQTRKRAYGRTEWIPPPDLDYGQPRVNMFHHPEELLCDDDP
- a CDS encoding energy-coupling factor transporter transmembrane component T family protein; translation: MTAATSARRPTRRPARPVVLLRPVPGSSPVHELWAGTKLLVVFGISVLLTFYPGWVSIGLVAAMVLVAAKVAHIPRGVLPSVPLWLWILIAFGGITAALAGGSPVIQLGAVSVGLGGLLNFLRITALSVVLLGLGAMVSWTTNVAEIAPAVATLAAPLRLLRIPVDEWAVALALALRAFPMLIDEFRVLYAARRLCPKRIPRSRRARRRRRALELIDLTSTAIAVTLRRADEMGDAITARGGTGQISAAPSRPKRTDWVALSIAAVVCGAALAAELLLGA